A section of the Malania oleifera isolate guangnan ecotype guangnan chromosome 2, ASM2987363v1, whole genome shotgun sequence genome encodes:
- the LOC131147583 gene encoding uncharacterized protein LOC131147583 gives MKKLSRQGKVHPSKPATADLLALLPATILSLTAVLSPEDKAVLAYLISCYNSSANFSRPRKNTQKMSKSTASGGGEGEHPPSFHCDCFSCYMSYWARWDSSPNRQLIHEIIEAYEDGLSQKKTTSSTATPNMNKKERRRARGMPRGEESSGENPRRRIELGGSESAEVTRSCTDQGKVGEGDDDGSVRKIVNFIGEKLWGTVWGK, from the coding sequence ATGAAGAAGCTCTCCAGGCAAGGCAAAGTGCACCCATCCAAGCCTGCCACCGCCGACCTCTTGGCCCTTCTTCCAGCAACAATCCTGTCGCTAACGGCGGTTCTCTCACCGGAAGACAAGGCAGTTCTGGCTTACCTCATCTCGTGCTATAACTCCTCAGCCAATTTCTCCCGCCCCCGGAAAAATACCCAGAAGATGAGTAAGAGTACCGCTTCCGGTGGGGGAGAAGGAGAACACCCTCCTTCATTTCACTGTGACTGTTTCAGCTGTTACATGAGCTACTGGGCACGTTGGGACTCTTCACCTAACCGTCAACTCATACACGAGATCATCGAAGCTTACGAAGACGGCTTGTCTCAGAAGAAGACCACATCGAGTACTGCCACACCCAACATGAATAAGAAGGAGAGGAGGAGAGCTCGGGGCATGCCGAGGGGAGAGGAGAGTTCCGGGGAGAACCCGCGGCGGCGAATCGAGCTCGGTGGATCGGAGTCCGCGGAAGTGACGAGGAGTTGCACTGATCAGGGGAAGGTGGGTGAAGGAGATGACGATGGTTCGGTGAGGAAGATTGTGAATTTCATTGGAGAGAAGCTTTGGGGGACTGTTTGGGGCAAATGA